From the Acipenser ruthenus chromosome 5, fAciRut3.2 maternal haplotype, whole genome shotgun sequence genome, the window ACTTGAGGTCTGGTACTGTGTTGTTATGCCATTACAGTGCTGCACTACATGGTTGTGACCTCAGTTAAGTCAGTTTAAATATTACATCAATAGTAGCTCTTGTAAAACTTTTCTgcaaaagtgtagtaaagcattgtaaaggcctggtaaagcatagggaaggaaTGGTGAACAGTATGGTAGATTGTGAACTATGCAAAAAGACAGGCAGCTTTGTCATAAAGGAATGTCTTTTTATTGGGTGCTGAGCCCAAACAATAACCAACCCAGATAGCATTACCTTTTAtaatccctgtttctttttttgttttgttttgtttgcagtttaTTCATGATGAGAAAGTGTCCTGGTGAGTCCTGGTGTGAAACCTTTTCATGTACAAGGCCGTTGTCGGACTACTCAAGTCACAACTGCATTTAGTTCCCTCTTATATACTGTattctgaaaaatacagtagcttgcagCATATACTGCTTTTCCAGCTTCTTCGGCGCTATAACAAAAGTAGTTTGTGAAAGGCCTGTCAGTTTCTTTGGGTAATAATGACTATTGTATTCAATGGACACAGAACGGCTGTATTGAAATTACGCATGTGTTGTAATCCGTTAAAggtcattttatatattaaaaaaaaagtcaagttgcCTGTGTGTATTGGCCTTCAAAAGTAACCTACTGTAGCACCTTGAGGTTGTATGTACttgtaatttacaaaaaaaaaatgtacatcttTCTATTAGTAgccaacagttttaaaaaagtaaccCCAACAGTTACACCTGTTGAATTAGGAAGGGAGACTTCTTGCAGTACAGCAATTTATTTTTGCCTTCTGACAAATCCTTGCAATCTGTTGTGACTTGGCAATCCCTCTAGTGGCCACACTTGTAATGACTACTGCACGCGATTTTTCTCTTCTCAGAGTGCTGTAGTTAAATTATGTTTTGCgtttcttattattttatgttttgcgTTTCTTATTTTTAGTTGTAAAGTGGTCAGCCTGTATTactcagaaatatatatatatatttaaaacctgCTGGTTAATATGAAATGATATTATTCATGCTTGTTGGAAatgcataacttttttttattgtatctgtTTCATTTTCTTTGACAGGTGGGAGTCATTGGTGCTAGTCCTTATGTACCTGGTGTACATAGTGATCATGAAGTAAGTTGAGGGAACTTCAATACAGCCACAGTGAAAGTGGTGGCAGACTAAATAATTCCAGTATCTCTTCTGCAAGTGCATTCGCTATCTGCtgtaggtctgaaatgtgcagttttgaaagaaacacatttaatagcaaatatgttttagaattttttttttttttttaaattatgtctggtactgtttaaggaaaaaaaaaactgtttgccaACCTTTTAAGTAGTGAAATGACcaagtaaaatgtttttaattgtaggGGGTCATGTATGTGtgtgactgtattattattattattattttttgtaaaggctttttcttattttgtttcaGGTTCAACTACAGGGCGCTGCGTTATTTTGATCGCAGGAAGAAGAGTACAATAAACATGACCAATGGGATGGCAAATAACACGGAAATAGATGACAACAGCAATTGTGAGGCCACTGTGGTGTTACTCAAGAAAGGTACTTTTTTACATTTAGGGAACGTGTTTACTGTATACAGGTGCATTATTATTAAATTACCACCTGTTGTCAGCACCCAAGTGGCTATAATTTGTATACTTTTACTTGTACCATTATGAAGGGGCTATGACAAAAGTATGTCTGAAATGAACTAATCAACAAAGGTGAAGCCATTATGTTGTATTTCATTAGGTTAGTGAAGTGGCTTTACTTGATACATTGATCTGGAGAGATCACTACTGGTACATTGTTACTCAAGTACTCGAATACTGAAATGATGCCTTTGTAAACCTATAACACCCAGTTTCAAAGACAGGTAAACCAAAGGGTATGGAGAACGTCTGTTTTCATGTTTCGCTAGATTTCACAACCCCCACATGATTTCTGCCTGTAAAGCAACACACAGAATAAAAACACCTACTGTAGCTGTCCCTTCGGTTTTCTTTGACGTTACCAAATACTACCCATAACATAGTAGGTATCCAGCTCTTCAGCCTTTAATGTTTATATGCTGTAAACAAATAGAATTGATTAGAATATGCTAGGGGTGGGGAATCTGGCTTGGTACGCCAACAAGGGTCCATGCTGACTACATTTTTGTAGAAATTATAGTGTTAGACTTCAAGTGTGCACAGACATTTTTCTCTCAACAGTCATGTGTGGCAGCCACCTAACATTCGTTTTCAGAATGCCAAAGTGCCTATCCAAAAGTACTTTTACAGGTTTCTATGATTCTTTCATCAAGTTACATTACCGACGTTGTCCAGTAAACATTAATCGTTTCACTGCCACTTTGTTTGAATCACTGACAGTATCAATGTccttttaaaaaagttaaaaaaaggtagTCTATTTAATTCCTTAGTTACAGCAAAACTtgtatatgatatttataacacCCTATATAAAggttgattattttattattgtgagTTTGAAAAAGGCTCCTAGTTTTATACCAATCTTTAATGAAACACTGGACTTTCTATTTTCTGGCATGGCCAGTTTGCTTAAAAACAACAGAACTTTATCTTTTGTGTTTTGAGATAACACAAAATAAGACATGCATGACTATGGCCTGTGTACCATTCTCTGTTGCTTCTTTTGCTTAAATTGCGGTAAAAAGCGTAATTTCAAATGAAAGCTGTTCAAATGGTGCAAATGGTGCAATgataaaaccattaaaacaaaaataggGAAGCCTTACAATGTGGGGcagttcttttatttattttgtgagtGACTCACTGGATAGAGTTCACAGTGAGTACACTCCCCGTGAGGGAAGATATATTTCATACAGTTGGGAGGATATTATATGCATGTGTATTTTTAGTctgtataaaataatttacaGTGAAAGATCTTGGGCCATATTTACTGTAATAACATACTGGATAACTGTTAATTTTGCTAAGCTAGTAAGAAAACGCGTGTATGTAAATAGAAGGCCTCTAAGAAGCACCATGAGGTCTGCTTTATGATAAAGGAAATCTTATTTCAAAcagttttaataattattttaacaaGCAATTCTATTAGGCATACCAGAAATCATTTCAGAATAACAGAAGGGCTGTAGTGAATTACAAGGTTAGTATTTGCATGAAAGTTCTGACATTATAAATCACCTGCGTGGAGCTTTAGTGCAAATTATAACCATGAATTAACCACAGCAGGcctgtttattgttattttaaatgacttGAAATTAGATTTTTATCATTcgaaaaacacagtaaaacatcaaAAGCATTAACTGTCtactctctcctccctgctttaggtgtgtttttttttccatttccatttaacCTTAAAGAAGGACAGCTGACTAAATTGTGTGCACTTTGTGAAAATGATGTttatgatgtttctctgtacagCAAATTTCCATCACAAGGCCTCAGTCCTGATGGTGGATGAGCTGCTGTCCGCCTACCCTCACCAGCTCTCATTCTCCGATGCTGGCCTCAGGATCATGATCACCAGCCACTTTCCCCCCAGAACCAGGCTCACCATGGCCAGCCGCATGCTCATAACTGAGGTACTTTGATCCAGTGTCAGCTGGGGACCTACAGTATGTATAATGAGTTATGATGGTTTCAGGCCAGTTCTCTGTAGACAAGCATATATACTGCAAGCAACACAATGATACTGGCACTAATGGGTGACTTCGAGAGCAATCTCTGAGAAGGCCAAGGATTGCAGACAAGGCAGTGTGGGCAGGCACCTGTTACTGCTTTCTTTGTTGAACCTGCTACATGGTCTTCCATCATCGAGCTGCCTTTCACAAGAActacacaaaaaatacatacaaactaCACAAACATGAATACATCCAAGTATCACATTTGATACAGAGCTGTACAtttccaccccccacccccctgtagaatattgcatttataattctGCCTCAAAGTATTTTATTaagcaacataagaacataagaaagtttacaaatgagaggaggccattcggcccatcttgcccatttggttgttagtagcgtattgatcccagaatctcgtcaagcaacttcttgaaggatcccagggtgtcagcttcaacaacattactagggagttggttccagaccctcacaattctgtgtgtaaaaaagtgcctcctattttctgttctgaatgcccctttatctaatctccatttgtgacccctggtccttgtttcttttttcaggtcgaacaagtcccctgggtcgacattgtcaataccttttagaattctgaatgcttatgtttttgatattgtgttTGGTACAAGGAATAGGGTGTAGTAATATACATGCAAATACCTTTTTTTCCTCTACACAAAATACTAGAGCATCACAGGGTTAAAAAGAACAACGACAAAAGTAGCCAGGTTGGTGTAAAGTCATAAATGCATCTTCAGAGCTGGCTCACAGATTAAGCAGTACTAGTACATTGCTTAAGTATGCATTGTTCCTTGTCCTGACAGAGGCAGAGGCTGATAAACAACAAGTCCTTCACCAACGGCGATTCAGAGGTGGCCATCAGGACATCCAACAAACACAGGATCGAGAATGGCCTGGTCGCCTCCTCCGAGAGGGGCATGAACGGTCATCACGGTGAGGAGGATGGGATTGAAGCAGGGAACGAGACGGAGAACGAAAACGAGGACAACGAGAACAATGAGAACGACGAGGAGGAAGAGGATGATGACGACAATCAAGGACCCCTGGTGCCCTTTGAACTGCCAGGTAACAGGCAGACTTTAAGGGTCACAAAGATGTTGGCACCCAAAAATAGGAGGTCTATGTAAAATGAATATGATATAATGGTCTCATTCTAGTTATATTCACAGCATAATACCACTATCTCAATTGGTGGCAATGGCAGCCAAGTCCCAATACTTCAAAACTTTAGCCTGTACTTGTATTCAGTGTATACACTGTCTGGCACACTAATATTTATGAATGTGacttattatactgtataatacttCTGTATAAATCCAAGTTATGAGCATTCACTCCAGTCTTTAACAAACTCTTGTTTCTGGAGGGATTGTATGTTAATGTTAGTTAATGGGGAAACAAACAATTTGAGAGTACTTAAGAGACCTGACATTACTTTACACAGGCAATTAAAAACTTAAAACTAAATGACAGAAACTGAGGACAGCACTGTATTTCCTCTTCACAGCTGGTACATTTAATAAGGTCAAGTGGCTTGTTGGTTGGCCACTGAGTCTTCTGTTGTATTTCACTGTCCCGAACTGTGCTAACCCCCGCTGGGAGAAATGGTTCATGGTCACCTTCGCGACATCTACCATGTGGATCGCAGGCTTCTCCTACATCATGGTCTGGATGGTAAGTTATGTGGTATTATCTAAGAACATCAATGATCTGTATGTTAAAGATTCCAcatcaattaaaacaacaacaacaattcttttttgtattcttattcatttgtgtatatatatatatatatatatatatatatatatatatatatatatatatatatatatatatatatacacatacacagtgctccctcgctataacgcgggtctcaggggacacacaatatgagcgttataaccaaaTAGCgttaatatgttatttttttattttttatgtaatagCCAAGACCTTTTTTTTCTAATCGTGTCTGGTGTTGCTAGCGGAAAAATTGAGGAATAAAAATGGACCTTTCAAAGATTCACTGCGGAAGTGGTGCCAGAAAGCTAATACTGGAACATTTTCATTATACGTGTGGTTGTGATGATTACTGTGTCATTATTAAGGCCAATTCAAGTAAATTGTTCAATTCAAAACAGATttgttatattatttgtattgcaGGAAATGTATTTGGCCAGATGAAGTCTATTTCTAACCCCTTCTGGCCCTGCCACTAATGTGGTCATGTCACTCCCGTTGCCTAGGTAACAGTTATCGGATACACACTGGGAATTCCTGATGTGATCATGGGCATCACATTCCTCGCAGCTGGAACCAGTGTACCAGACTGTATGGCCAGCCTCATTGTGGCACGACAAGGTAAGACAAGAGGCCATCATCTCTGGAAACCTAAACGAAGGTTTGAGCGGCCAAGCAGTTAACTCATACACATgcaattaacaaagaaaacatcagACTTATTTAGGATTAAGTTAACCACATATtatcattgaattgaattgaaatcgCATTAGCTCCATTAACTGCATGTTAATTGAATAGGAACATAATCAAAGTTTCAAtctagaggaggccatttaggccatcccagtagctgattgatcccaaaactTTGTCTTGttcagcggttttcaaactggggtacccCTGGGGGAACGCAAGCTGTCATCAGGGGGTACGCAACAAAAATCCTGTAATGGTaaacaatgctattttttttttaccatgttgtAGTACTGCgacaaataaaaccacagccgtactggtgtacgtttcctttcAGCTGGGTGAGGTTAACTCTGTAAACACCCAGCTGGCTGCTGACAGTGTTGAGTGTTGGgcgcacacatggctaatttacatatttaaatagcagggcgTTGGTTACTGCAGACTGGGCTAAATAAATGTTTAGTGTTTAGTTTTATCTATGCTTACGTTTTCAAATAACcatattattgagttgagcaggcagctgggccACCCTACTTTAGACAGCGAAATCACTCACCTGTTCTGCGCTGGAGCGAGACGACTGTTgtttacttgcaatgcttgtatgtgtttttatattattaattaatttgttgaagaactcctttgtcgtgtgagtgcattaccctacGCCTCTACACCGGTAATTATCAATAAAACCAAAagcatgatattattattattacaaaaatggaatcgcaggatttaaaaaaacgTGTTCagaattggattccctactccagacctattgagtgtgttcatatcatacagaGAGTACCCATCAACAAGCTTGAATGGTCTTACAGCTGATTAACACAAACTgactactgcactaaacactttaacatgtaagcgttttgctaaaagtcatttttgactgcctgATATAAATATCCCCTTTCATTTAGCATTTTATATTGTCAGCTCAAGTGTTCAACGACAAAATTCAAGTTCAATAAAAGAAAGGCTTTATttgcaactttttaaaaaatcagttttCTTTCTACACTTCTGCAGTTTGTTGGAAGAAATGTATGTCTTTTGTtgagaaatgctttttgatttttattttaaattggaaccttagttttgtttttcagaagcataacctgtttttggactcTTCATTTAGACTCgagtctggattttgaaataattttacatagcatttttagttggtgcatttgcaCCGTTTTTAACTAATTGTATTATATTGcgtttgtttttaacagcagttatccatttacagtacttaatcTACTAGTTCGTAAATACcatattttttcctgttttcataggtatattatgaccctatctcagatgggggtaagcaatcgactagcttatTTGGAAGGGTAcagggcctaaaaagtttgaaaaccactggtctagttGGTTCCAAATTATTCAGCAATTATGAGCTTGGCAACCCATTCCAGTCCTCACcattgtgtaaaaaaagtgtccCCTGGTCATGGTCTCTGTGCCAAATATGTCATTCGGCATTACCCACCATcaaaaattgaattgaatttagctatttatatttatatgcatgttttaaaatgaatttctgCAACCTAAGCATTTTCTGTGATTCCCAAGGTAAACAATGCTCATAGCCCTGCTTATATGAGAGAATGAAAAATAAAGGGACAGGATACAGATTTTAAGAAGCTACAGAGTTGTCTTTGCCCATGATGGAATCTTTTGAAATTCCAGAATTTCCAGGGTTGTCAATACCACTTAACATTCCACAGGCCCTCTCCGGAGACTCGATTCTTTGGTTATGTAAGCAAGTTAGTAGCACTTCTATCATTTTTTCTCTGTAGGCTACAGTTGGCTTTGTAAGCCAGAAATTGAATATGTATGATTATTCTATCAGAAACATATTCTAAAAACAACATCGCTGAAATGCTTCATGTGAGCTGAAGCTTTGTTATTTTAGAATAAAATGTGCTGAACTTTTCACATAAATGTTTTTAAGCCATGTCCTCATAGTAGGTACTTGTATTGTTTGCATTGGATAACTTGTGTGTTTTCTGCAGGTATGGGGGACATGGCAGTCTCAAACTCCATCGGCAGCAATGTGTTTGATATCTTAATAGGACTGGGACTTCCTTGGGCACTGCAAACCCTGGTCATCGATTATGGCTCATATGTAAGTGTTTATCTAATACATCATATCTTACATGGGGATCcctgaatggctcacctggtaaaagcacagccacgtggagtgaagggtgagtcatacagtcaggggagcgcaggttcacgtcctggctgtgtgaactcACCGGTGTTGgttggggattccagagggagcttTGCATTGGCCTTGgcgctcctgcaggttagggaggcaaaactggaaGGGATTGTTTATCCTCCTCTCGTTACAGTGGACACTACCGgtcaggcacccagtgagctcaggcggacacctgcagggctggcctttgtcctccagaggccggtagctctctGACATCCTGGGTGTAGAAGGGGAAGCTGGCTTGATTGTGGGATCG encodes:
- the LOC117403024 gene encoding sodium/potassium/calcium exchanger 3-like; this encodes MDVVAARMPGSQPIHQKKIKARRKKRKELFLGQICFTGFLLLVVSCFSFLAEKSGYDILSYTTEDDGRWSSRRLMQEANRNETEEEQLTPHLFKNCTEPALHEFPTDVFSIKQRKEGAVVLHVICAMYMFYALAIVCDDYFVPSLEKISERLQLSEDVAGATFMAAGSSAPELFTSVIGVFITKGDVGVGTIVGSAVFNILCIIGVCGIFAGQAVHVSCWTLLRDSTYYTLSVVALILFIHDEKVSWWESLVLVLMYLVYIVIMKFNYRALRYFDRRKKSTINMTNGMANNTEIDDNSNCEATVVLLKKANFHHKASVLMVDELLSAYPHQLSFSDAGLRIMITSHFPPRTRLTMASRMLITERQRLINNKSFTNGDSEVAIRTSNKHRIENGLVASSERGMNGHHGEEDGIEAGNETENENEDNENNENDEEEEDDDDNQGPLVPFELPAGTFNKVKWLVGWPLSLLLYFTVPNCANPRWEKWFMVTFATSTMWIAGFSYIMVWMVTVIGYTLGIPDVIMGITFLAAGTSVPDCMASLIVARQGMGDMAVSNSIGSNVFDILIGLGLPWALQTLVIDYGSYIHLNSRGLIFSVGLLLASVFLTVVAVHLNKWKLDKKLGCGCLLLYAIFLCFSILIEFNVFTFVNLPMCREL